Within the Miscanthus floridulus cultivar M001 chromosome 2, ASM1932011v1, whole genome shotgun sequence genome, the region ATTTATGTTCCCACTGACATTATGCACTGtgtcttctagcaagagaccatcggtgttacTGTCGGAGACGTCGttattgcccgccacaaaggtttttaactcagtaaccttgtcgattAGCGTaaaaattcgtttgtccaatctctccatgctgttgccaatgttgagttcaatgagtgcgtcagtgacggccttcctgacgacCTCATTCatcttttttgggcatcctctacaacagattatagttgctcttggctgacacactcgttgaaacccttagaaTTGTTATCTCCAGTGTGTTCACGTCCTATCATTGTAAagacaaaaacaggaacaaacaatAAAAGTTATCCCtaacaaatgactacgtggttgcagttgcagtggtgtcacttttcacagcaagtggaagcatcttaccaagctcttacaaagttcttaccaacacaagcagtgggcggtacaaccggcggctggttcatgatacatgtgaggcagtggtaccgataTTACAAGGCcccttttctgtactgatctgaagagtttgtggagcttggaaggcacacaaagaataatatgtatatctagcacacaagtcagtaacagaaagtaatgccgaatttagtccaaagtacttattctcgttgctggtctaaaatgttccaagtaccaggtgtgtaataAACAAGTATGGTAGATAGCAAGATGACAGTgatgtgaaaaacaagtatggtggatggcaacagcaacacaaacaagaaaccagacagcacacgctaacacagctcactttggccttctctatgtgctccgctgatattattcctcttttgcccctctcttttttctattttttttgttgtcgttgtttttttgggaaattttgatttttttgatatttttccttcacttaggagcacaaaagaagtaaccatagaaaatatgagcgtaaacaagtgaaaggcgtggcctgtggaaattttacaagacgtgctcaaaatcaacaaaaagtttgtgaccacaaaaaaaggatcttgtgaccagtttttgaccaaattaaaaatCTCCGACCCCGGCAACGCCAGGGATAGATGGATCcgaattttttttctgatcgattttgatatatcgAACGTCGAAATCCAAgtttgtatgcgaaaactagaccagctttaagaattggctccgaattagaggacaaaacgggaataatATGCGCAAAATTTGTCAcggaagcaaagatttgatggaaacgatgggggaaaacacacgaactggactctaacacgacctaaccagcaacaagacctcgaccaggacacaaactcaacacgacggactctgaaactgaaatatgcaaaggctatgtcACGAAAGGTTCTAGGACAGAAAAAAAGTatagcactggactatgggacgaatgcaaaacactctaaactaggggataaatatgatcctgacggtataccttagctctgactaccacttaatgggaacggggatcccgatcttccgtcaggtagaggcaactatcgttgtggcggagaatgacacacctaaggctggacgaaaaactcgaagctcgttagctcgctcggctcgtgactggctcgactcggctcggctcggctcgttatgataacgagccgagccaaggcaagattttagctcgttagctataacgagccaactcgagccagctcgcgagccgcttgCGAGCTCAATGAGCCAAGCTTCTAGGAAAAAAGTATCATTTAAAGTtgttagatgcatgaatactatagtattttattatacttgtatatatattagcacatattaatttttttattcgatttaaggttgttagatgcatttcttttgtattattattattctcaaactttagataaatacaactattatattttgtgtatttttttatacttggctcgcgagcttaacgagccagctcgagcttttaacgagtcgagccgagctggctttctggctcgttaggataacgagccgagccgagctagctcgttatcttaacgagccagaacgagccgagccgaaacgagccgagccggctcaTTATCCAGCCTtagacacaccgatccggcttcagatcgaaagatcgaatactacaatcttagcaccacaacttctctggttatcaactgagacacggatctggttgacctcgccaagaaggctaatccctgcctgtgcaacgaagaacccaagaaagaaaacaatcaaattgcagatgaatgattaatctcacgaagttgggttctcacaaaccgatgaacgacgaaactgttcttgacagattaatctaagcaaaactcaaaaccTAATGTCGGCGACgccgtatgattataaaggtcttagggtcgtcacctACCCTGGAcacccccctaatgggcccaaacacgatacacagtccatcggaccaaaagacggtgtcgcagcaccctgacagattctggatgctgacttgtttcgacgattcccgttgattctagaggccttttgatgtgaggCCACTttgattggctttcttatcaaattatctttccaaccatatgtggatcgtcgaaaatggagtccggatgcgtcctgggtgaccagtttaagacagactggtcctggaggccgaggcaggctcgaaatcatgttggatcgggcctccggtttctgttgaacgtccttgctggtcatcaacgcttccacctcttcctctaagtccctcatgaccctctccaatgttcctaagcaagataacatcattagatagtagtctattctcaaaagtatgaaaatgatcgcttaagaacgagctcacctctaaattgagttgacgctttcgagctcgggtcattggaccttgcatgtcGGTTGGAAGATCaacgggtacatccgaaggagtgatgtcgtCAACACATCCATCTGAGTCTGTCAGGACTGTTAGAAGGTACTATCTGAGTATTGGCTATGCAATTTACAGCCTGGTCGTCAAATATTTGAGATATGAGGTCAATGTCCCAAGAATGATTGTGAGGCACCCAAAGATCAGAGATGCAATGAGGAAGTTTCTGAACAGTTACAGGAAGCTTAATGTGATCATGAATAGAATTCCATAAAGCACACCAGGGGGTGGACCAAATACTGGATTCACCATTGTGAATTTGCAGAACACAGTTATTGTGAAGGAAATGTTTAATTTGCATGGTGGAAGACCAAAAAATGGATTTACAGTTATTATTACTAGCAGTCCAAAAAGAGCAATTAGGGTAATATTTGGCTTTCAATATGGAAGTTAAGAAAGGGTTTTTATTAGTGGCAATGTTCCAGGCAGCATTGATCAGGAGGCTTTGATTAATCCTATAGATATCCCTAATTCCTAGGCCTCCGTTATATTTAGGTTTGCAAATATCATCCCAGGAACGAAAGTGGAAAGTTCTAGTCCCATTTTCCTCTTGAACACCCGCCCACCAAAATTTCCTGATGATAGCAGTAATCTTCGCAATGAACGTCTTAGAAAAAAGAACAGTTGACATATAGTAAATTGGAATGGAATTCAAAACAGAATTAATATAAACAAGACGGCCAGCATGGTTGATCGTGCTACCCTTAATAGTTGTTAACTTAGCTCTAAATTTAGTTAGAATGAAATTGTACGTCTGAGTTCTGTCGTTGTGATTAAAGATGAGTGGATGACCCAAGTAAATAGAATTGGGAGTGAGATCACCAACAGGGAAAACAGATTTTACATCTAGCCTAGTGATACCATCAACATTCTTACTGAACATGATATGAGATTTAGCAAGGTTGGGAGTCTGACCCGAGGCATTACAAAAATCATAAAGAATAGTCCCGATCATATTAGCCTCATTCCTATTTGCTTGCCCACAAATGATAAGGTCATCAGCAAAGAGTAAAGAGTGAATTTTGGGACAGTTAGGACCAAGGGTGATACCATtaatattattcaagttcatattaTGTTGCAAGCTAATAGATAATTCATTGACAGCCAACACAAAGAGATAAGGGGAAAGGGGGCATCCCTGTCTAACACCTCTTTGAGGATAAAAAGTGGCAGAGGGCTCACCATTGATGACAACAGCAAGACTAGTAGTAGAGATGCAATTGTAAACAAGATTAATGAAATGATCTCTGAAGCTTTGACAATGAAGTTCCATTCAGTTCTATCAAAAGCCTTAGCTAAGTCAAGTTTTAAAAGAAAAGCCTTTTGTTTCCAAGATTTGAGACCAAAAGAATGAACAATTTCCTGAACAATGATGATATTAGAAGCAATATGTCTACCTTGAACAACAGCATCCTGATAGGGGTGAATAATATGGGATAGGTGGTTCTTGATTCTATCAGCAAGTGTTTTGGCAATTATTTTGTAGCTGACATTACAAAGACTTATAGGTCTGAAATCTCTTGTAGTGTTAGGGCTGTTATTCTTAGGAATGAGAACAATGTGAGTATTATTGATACTACTGGGTAGGTTGCTAGAATTGTAAAAAGAAGTTACTAAATCATGTATATCCTTACCTGTCCAGTTCCAAGAGGCTTTGTAAAAGGATGCATTTAATCCATCAGGTCCAGGGGCAGCATTGTTGCGCATGTTTTTGACTATATGGTGGAGTTCCTGCATATCTGGGACTGAATTAGTGAAAGCATCAGTAGCTATTACCTGAGTCGCATCTGAGTCCAATGGAGTTTCATCCAAGTGGACAATGTTGCTGCTATGTTGACTGGTGAAGATCTCCTTGAAGTACTCAGTTGCCATATGGGCAAGTTGCTGTTTAGTGGAATAGGTTCCATTCGGGTTCTGAAGATGGGTGATGATATTTCTTCTAGCTCTCTTGATAATAGATTGATGAAAGAAGGAGGTGTTTCTGTCACCAGAGATGGTCCAGTTCTTTTTGTATCTTTGGCGGTGGAAAGCTTCTTGCTTGGCAAGGATGGATTGATGCGAAAAGATGAgctccttttggacatagtggtTTTGTTGGTCAGGAGGCCTGGATTGGTGATTCAGAAGCTGGTTTTCAATAATATCAAGTTGCTCAGTGAGCTTGAGTTTGGACCTGCGCCAAGCTCTAAGATCAGTAGCAAGGAAAGTAACTTTTTGGTGGAAAGGTGTTCTACTAATTTGGTGAATCCGGACACAGATCTACCATTTTGGTGAATTCGAAAACAGATCTACCATTTTGGTGGCATAAATTGGAGCTGTTGGATCCAAACACGTTTGGCTGGAATTTTTTTAATCAGATATGGTTTTTGTGAGTAGTGTGGAGGCCTTTATATTGAGTCTATCtatccaacaaccatgtgttttatgcagtttcaacacatgatttttttgtactatagaattaagatccaacaacctCTATCCTCCTTTtacctccagccttcttctacctccagacaatcataaatcacaagatcacaaaTCCACAGatcataaaaaataattttttttatatgaAATGACAAATCACAAATCGTAGAGGAAGAGGTACCTGGAGCTAGGAGCGGCGCGTAGCGGCGGTGCTCGTGCCGTCATGTCAAAGCTCCTGTGGCTCTATCACAGGGTCCCCCACTCTCTCCGTCAGGCGTCAGCCCACAAGGCGGTGCGCGAAGGACCCCAGCGATCGAACAGGAGGAAACGACACACACGAGGGCACGAGGCGAGACCGACCTGAGGGGCGAGCTCACCGGAGCCGGTGATCACCggtgaaaaaagagagagagaaaatctaTGTATTTTTCTCCCTAAAACATATGTGGGTTGTATAACATTTCTGTTTTATATTAAGAAAAGGCATGGTCGTTTAACTGAAGGAAGCCGCCTTCATAACTCCGAGAACCCGCCTTCGCACCGTCCTACTCCTGTCTCCCACTCGGCGTCTCGGCCTCACGCTCTCGCGGACCTGCTATTTGTCAGTGCAAAATTCCCAAATATAAATCGAACGACCCCTCCGGAACAAAGCTAGGGTTTGCCTCCTCCACCCTCCCCCCGCTCTCCCGCCTCCTCCTGGGAACCGCGCGAGCGAAGGACCGCTCGTCgtctctcgccgccgccgccgccgccgccgccgccatggggaCGGAGCGGAAGCGGAAGGTGAGCCTCTTCGACGTGGTCGACGAGACCTCCGTCTCTGCCAAGCTGGGCCGCGCCGCCTCCaacggcgccgccgccaccgcggcgGGGGGCAACCCGTCTGTCAACCGGTGGAACGGGCGGCCCTACACGGCGCGGTACTTCGAGATCCTCGAGAAGCGCCGCACGCTCCCCGTGTGGCAGCAGAAGGAGGAGTTTCTCCGCTCCCTCCGCGACAACCAGACCCTCATCCTCGTCGGCGAAACGGGAAGCGGAAAGACAACTCAGGTACCGCAAACGCTACAATACTCATACGCCTTCTCCTATGCAGCTATGCCCTGCTGATTAGGTTTCTGTCATGTTTGATTTTCTTATTATATCGTTTGTAGCTAAGGTTAAGAGATAGTGCTATATAGATTGCCCAATCGTTCCTTTGGTAAAGTGGTCAgacatatttatgcacttgtttGCATAACTGAGGCCAGGTTACTGTTGGTTTTGTTCGTGTGAAGGGCTGATGGCTTTGTTATTAACTTATTATATAATAGTCTTGCTCAACACTTGTGATGGTTTATTTGGGTTATATATGTTGAGCAGATCCCCAATTAGGTTACTGGATGGCTTGATTTTCTTAATTCTATCTATTGTTTATGGACCAAGGTCAGGGGATAGATGTTTTAGGGGCTACCTGTATGGGCAAGGAAAATTGGTCATTTGTTTGTGTAATGAAGGAAAGGCTATGCTTATTATGATCTTATTAGTTTCTCTATAAATTGATTTGAACTTGTGGTCCTTGTATGTCTTTCTCGCTCAATTAAGTTGTGATGATTGATTTGCGTTATATTGAACAGATCCCCCAATTTGTTCTTGAGGCGGAAGGCTTAAGTAACCGTTCCATGGTTGCCTGCACTCAGCCTCGGAGGGTCGCAGCAATGTCAGTCTCCAGGCGTGTGGCGGAGGAGATGGATGTTACTATTGGGGAAGAAGTGGGTTACAGCATCCGGTTTGAGGATTGCAGCAGCCACAAAACTGTTCTCAAGTAAGCCTTTTTATATGTCTCTATGTTTCGTTTAAGAACGTGATTAGATGCACTATCCTTTTGGCAGATTGATATGGAGTGTatgtttcttttctcttttaGGTATTCTGATCTAATCCTGTTGTGTTGAACACTATTGCTTCCTATCAGATATTTGACAGATGGTATGCTTCTGAGAGAAGCAATGGCAGACCCACTtttagagaagtacaaggtgattGTTCTTGATGAGGCTCATGAGAGGACTTTGGCAACAGATGTTCTGTTTGGGCTTCTGAAGGAGGTTCTAAAAAATAGACCAGATTTGAAGCTTGTTGTTATGAGCGCTACCCTTGAAGCAGAGAAATTCCAGGGTTACTTCAGTGGTGCACCCTTGATGAAGGTGCCTGGGAGACTTCATCCAGGTTGAGATATTTTATACCCAAGAACCAGAGAGGGACTATCTAGAGGCTGCTCTCAGGACAGTTGTGCAAATACATATGTGTGAACCTGCTGGTGATATCCTTGTATTCCTCACTGGAGAAGAGGAGATTGAGGATGCATGTCGGAAAATcaataaggaaattaataataCGGGAGATCAGGTTGGCCCAGTTAAAGTCGTGCCTTTATACTCTACACTGCCCCCAGCCATGCAGCAGAAGATTTTTGAACCTGCTCCTGCCCCATTGAAGGAAGGAGGTCCTCCTGGAAGGAAAATTGTTGTGTCCACCAACATTGCTGAAACATCCTTAACTATAGATGGCATAGTTTATGTGATAGACCCGGGGTTTTCCAAACAGAAAGTTTACAATCCAAGAATAAGGGTGGAATCCCTCCTGGTGTCACCAATTTCTAAGGCAAGTGCTCATCAGAGAGCTGGTCGTGCTGGACGAACGCAACCTGGGAAGTGCTTTAGGCTATATACAGAGAAGAGTTTTAATGAGGATTTGCAACCACAGACATACCCAGAAATTCTTCGGTCGAACCTGGCAAATACAGTTCTTACTTTGAAGAAACTTGGAATTGATGATTTAGTACATTTTGACTTTATGGATCCTCCAGCACCAGAAACTCTAATGAGGGCCTTAGAAGTTTTGAACTATTTGGGTGCACTAGATGATGAAGGTAATCTAACACAGTTAGGAGAGATGATGAGTGAGTTTCCCCTGGATCCACAAATGTCAAAGATGCTTGTCATCAGTCCAAAGTACAACTGTTCGAATGAGATCTTGTCAATATCTGCCATGCTGTCAGGTATGTTAATTATCACTAAAGGTTTAACAAATTGCATTTCTACAAATTGTCTTGTCTATATGTTTATCTGGACTACTTTGCTTGTCAGTTCTGTTCAAGCGAAGTGCCAGGTTTCTATTATGGCATGTGAGCTTGCATGCATACTACTGCATGTGTGCTTAGCATCATTTTCTTGTGCATTTCTTTAATGGGCTGTCATCAGCAACTGTCATTCACCTGGCTTCTTGAGCTATTGGTCGAAATGATCATACAGTTTAGGCTGATGCAGATAATTGCTGTTTGTTGAGTTATTCTGACAAAGCAAATGGTATCGTCTCGCCTCTTTGCATCTGCTGACCACCGTGGACTTCGTCTGTTATTACCATATTCTTTCTCTAGTACCCAATTGCTTCCTCCGGCCTAGGGAGGCTCAAAAGGCTGCTGATGAGGCGAAGGCTCGATTTGGTCATATTGATGGGGACCATCTGACGCTTCTGAATGTATACCATGCATACAAGCAAAACAGTAAGTCCATAAGCCTCATTCAATTAGGGATGCATGTGGCTATGGGTTGGGCTTATGGACCCTTTTGTTGAACCACCTGTTGAAAGTTAAAGTGAACCACTAATTTCAGTGGAGGCCTTGGGTTGGCTCAGTTGCATCCATCGTTTTCTCTTCCTAACAGTTATTTTTATTGGCGATGCAGATGAAGATCCCCAGTGGTGTTACGAGAACTTTATCAATTCCAGAGCACTAAAGTCTGCAGACAATGTCAGACAACAGCTTGTTCGCATCATGACTAGATTCAACCTCAAGATGTGCAGCACGGATTTCAATAGCCGTGAGTACTATGTCAATATCAGGAAAGCCATGCTTGCAGGGTATTTCATGCAGGTCGCTCACCTGGAACGAACTGGACATTACCTGACTGTAAAAGATAACCAGGTTTCTATTTTCCATGTTCAAAGAATCTCAAGTTTTCTTGCTTAGGGTGTGGTATTGAAGTCTTGTAACCCTTCCTTGCTAGGTCGTCCATCTTCATCCCTCCAATTGTATGGACCATAAGCCAGAGTGGGTCATCTACAATGAATATGTCTTGACCACCAGGAATTTCATCCGCACAGTCACCGATATCCGTGGGGAATGGTGAGTTGCTACTACCTGAACAAAGCTGATCACTTGTTTAGTTTGACCATTTGAAGATGGATATGTTGATATTTTCTGTGTGACTTATGTGCAGGCTAATTGATATGGCGCCACATTACTATGATCTGAGCAATTTCCCGTCATGTGAGGCCAAGCGTGTTCTTGAGAGGCTGTATAACAAGCGGGAGAGGGAAAGAGCTGCAAATAGAGTCTGAAGTTGATACTTCCACAAACCTGGTGCTTCATAATTCCACCGCAGGTCTATCCAGAGCCCTTATATGAGCTTTGGTTATCACAGATAGCCGCCCCATTTGTTATAGGCAAAGGCGTCAGCATGATGTCTTCTACTCCGTGTTGCCTATTGTGTTTCATCAGCATGATCATTATGTAGACAGCCTCGAGAAATCCTTTAGCAGCTCTTAGTTGTGATGCAGATTAATTGTATGCCAGTCTCCTTATTTTTGTATGCATCAGACATTTATATTTTGCATTTCTATGTGGTTAACTGGTTATCCTTTGGTTGGAATGAAAATCCACTGATTTTTGTTTATCAGCTTAGCTGGGGTTATGTATGCCTATTATGCCAACTTCCGGTTGCAGGAGGAAGGGTTGAACGAGGTTGGCACTGAAGAAAAGTTCCTGTCCCCCCCTTTTTTTATATGATACTTTCTGTGTGATACGACAAGGATAAGGCGATATAACTGGCTTAGGCAAAAAGAAATTGGATTGCGTTTATCTAATGTGTATCAAAATGGAAACTTTTATAGTGGGTACAATGTAGCACTTGCCAATATGACAGTGGGCGCGTTTGGTTCTCCGCCACACCGTGCCACAGCAAAGTTCAGACTGCCACACAGACTGACATATTGTTTGAATAGCAAATAAAGTTAGGCACACCACAAGCTTTTGCATTGATCTACAGCACCAAATCTCAAGCCACATATTGTTTGAACTGCAAATAAAGTTAGGCACACCACAAGCTTTTGCATTGATCTAAAGCAGCAAAAAATATGCTTCTTTCTAAATATCTGATGATTTTGGCGCATATTGGTCGTTTTTGGTGCCACAAGTGTGTGCCTTCCTTACCCAGTTATCATCTTTGATAAGTTTGAACAGCACAGTTTCTTTCTAAATATCTGATGATTTTGCTTTGATCTGAGTCGAGCCATTTCAAGCACAAAAAATACTCCACCCATTTAAATTGTAGGCCATTCTGGCTTTTCTAAATCctagcttttactatgtatctaaatttaatatatatctagatatgtAACAAAAACTATATCCTTCGAAAAAGACAGAACGACTTACAATCTAAAATAAAGTACTAATGTTCACAATACTAAAAAGGTATTATTATGTCATAAatatttatgtttttttttccaataaatttagtgaaagtaaatttgtttgaTTTAGAATAAACCTAAAATATCAGTTATTTTGGGACAAAGTATAATGCTTCTGTGTTCACAAGTTAAAATAACATGACACGGCTTTAAGGATATGGAAGCCATGAGCGCTTTCAAGAGTTTCAGGAATATGCATATGCATTCAAAGCAAGAAGCCATTGCAGGATGATTCCCTAGTAACCGGAGGAAAAACATGAGGCCAATCTGCCTATTTCACgctttaaacaaaaaaaaaggaaccATTCTGCCCATCTCAAGCTTTTAAACAAAACAAGGAACAAAATCTGATTTTCACAGTCGACGTGATCACTCGGTAAGTCAGTATGCGTTATACagggatatatatatatttttaatcaTATCCCCCTCTTGGGATTGGGGTTCACTCATATGTTACACTCTTCGAGATCTTCTGCCTTGCACATCAACTTTTTTCTTAAATTTTGGTGGTGCGTGGCGTGTCGCCTTAAATTTGCAGGTTCCTTAGCAGTGCGTGGCGTGTCGCCTTAAATTTGCTCTGTCGATCAGGCTTTGTCGTTGTAACTAATTGAACAAAAGAAAAAGGCAATACCTAGACTTCCTAGTATCCTGCAATACCAATTAGAACAAATGATACAAAGTACAGTGCAGCCGAAATGGCAGTTCCTGCCACAAAATTGTATGAGAGGCGCTTGTTGTCACGATTTGGTACAAATACCATCTTCAAGGTATTAGTCAATTCGAAAAGCCTATTGGAAACCTGCAGTGGTAATACATGACAACGTGTAAGTTGCTGCAGACTATTGTCTTCGGTATCTTACATAGGGGAGATCTACATACCGCAACATATACAGCAGTAGTGAGCATGAAATTGAGC harbors:
- the LOC136532712 gene encoding LOW QUALITY PROTEIN: probable pre-mRNA-splicing factor ATP-dependent RNA helicase DEAH3 (The sequence of the model RefSeq protein was modified relative to this genomic sequence to represent the inferred CDS: deleted 1 base in 1 codon), producing the protein MGTERKRKVSLFDVVDETSVSAKLGRAASNGAAATAAGGNPSVNRWNGRPYTARYFEILEKRRTLPVWQQKEEFLRSLRDNQTLILVGETGSGKTTQIPQFVLEAEGLSNRSMVACTQPRRVAAMSVSRRVAEEMDVTIGEEVGYSIRFEDCSSHKTVLKYLTDGMLLREAMADPLLEKYKVIVLDEAHERTLATDVLFGLLKEVLKNRPDLKLVVMSATLEAEKFQGYFSGAPLMKVPGRLHPVEIFYTQEPERDYLEAALRTVVQIHMCEPAGDILVFLTGEEEIEDACRKINKEINNTGDQVGPVKVVPLYSTLPPAMQQKIFEPAPAPLKEGGPPGRKIVVSTNIAETSLTIDGIVYVIDPGFSKQKVYNPRIRVESLLVSPISKASAHQRAGRAGRTQPGKCFRLYTEKSFNEDLQPQTYPEILRSNLANTVLTLKKLGIDDLVHFDFMDPPAPETLMRALEVLNYLGALDDEGNLTQLGEMMSEFPLDPQMSKMLVISPKYNCSNEILSISAMLSVPNCFLRPREAQKAADEAKARFGHIDGDHLTLLNVYHAYKQNNEDPQWCYENFINSRALKSADNVRQQLVRIMTRFNLKMCSTDFNSREYYVNIRKAMLAGYFMQVAHLERTGHYLTVKDNQVVHLHPSNCMDHKPEWVIYNEYVLTTRNFIRTVTDIRGEWLIDMAPHYYDLSNFPSCEAKRVLERLYNKRERERAANRV